TCCCATATCCTGTGTGATCACGAGATCTGTAGCTTTAGCATGTTTATAAATGTAAAAATCCACTTCATCTTGCTCAGAATCTACATAGACCCAATTTCCTTGCTGCTTACTTGAACGATGGGCGTAGGATGCGACAAACAAAATGTCGACATGAAATTTTGTTCCAACCTGCACAATTTCATCCTTCACAGGACATGCATCTGCATCAACTAATATCTTACTGATGTTTTGCATATTTCTGTATTCTACATCCCTTCTGTGAATCCTTCCATAATGTGCGTTTTCTTGTCTAAATTTTGTCGATTTTACGTAAATGCATACCTTTTCCGTAAATCCTATCCCTAGTTTATTCTGAAAAATTAAAGTCTAAACGTAAAATGTAGGTTTTTATCACAATTTTTTATTATAATATATTTTCTCCAACTTCGCTACATATCCTTTAAATTTTAATTTTACATCCAAGGATAATGAAATTACCTCTTCAGCATAATAAGAAAATACAAATACAAATGCAAACTCTCTCGATTTCTATGCATATTTTTAGAAGCCCATCTCATTATCATGAGCGAAAAAAGCACATTCACCTTTGGTAAATGTGCTAAAACATTTTTTGGTTTTGCACTGCATTCACGATAATATTTGCTGTCTCTTCAATCGCCTTATTCGACACATCAATAACTGGACAGTTTATTCTACTAACAACTTTCTCAAAGTGCTCAATTTCTTCTTTAATACGATTAATATTCGCATATGTTGCTCCATCACTTAATCCAAGTGATTTTAATCGTTCTTTTCGAATATGGTTTAGCTTATCTGGTGTAATTTTTAGACCGAAGCATTTTTCTGTTGCAACTTGATATAATTCTTCGGGTGGATCTACCTCTGGTACAAGTGGTACATTCGCAACCTTTAAACGCTTGTTGTGAGCCAAGTATTGTGAAAGTGGTGTTTTCGATGTACGTGAAACCCCAATTAACACAATATCTGCTTTTAAAATACCGCGCGCATCTCTACCGTCATCATATTTAACAGCAAATTCAATCGCTTCGATCTTTTTAAAGTATTCTTCATCTAATCTTCGAACAACACCAGGTTCATACCTTGGCACTTGCCCTGTAATTTCTTCAATTTGATCGATAAGAGGCCCAATAATATCATACGCCTCTACACCTTCTTTTGCTGCTTCTGTTATTAAATATTGACGCATTTCAGGTTTTACTAATGTAAAACAAATAAGAGCTCGATTACTCTTTGCAATTGAAATAACTTCTTTTAACGTCCCTGTATCTTCTACATATGGTACACGTCTAATATCGGGAGCAAACGGAAACTGCCCCATTGCAGCTCGAACAACTAAATCAGCCGTTTCTCCTACAGAATCAGATACGACATATACGATTTTATTATCCATTACATTACCTCACTTTAAACAAATTACACTTATTCATTATTTACTAAATTTACAAACGCACGCGTAATATTTGTTTTTGTAACCCGGCCAATAACCTCTAGCCCTTGCTTCGTATCCTTCACAACCGGCACAGCATCAATCTGCCTTTCTATTAATTCCATTGCAATATCATAAAGAGAGTCTTCTCTACGACACATCGCAATGTTTGGCATTCTTGTCATGATAATATTAACCGGAAGAGACGTTAAATCCTGCTTACCTAAGCTCGCACGTAATAAATCCTTACGAGATACAACCCCAACTAAAAGTGTAGATTGATCTACAATAAATAACGTACCAACGTCTTCTAAAAACATAGTACAAATCGCATCATATACAGAAATATTCTTATCAACTACGACTGGTCTAGATTGATAATCTTGTACTTTAATTTTTTTAACAGCTTCAGATAACAACTGTCCCCCAGTCTTACCCGTATAAAAATAACCTACGCGTGGACGCGCTTCTAAATAACCAGCCATCGTCAAAATCGCTAAGTCTGGTCTTAATGTTGCGCGTGTTAAATTTAATTGCGCCGCGATTGACTCCCCTGTAATAGGACCGTGATCTTTTACAATCTGAATGATATGTTCTTGCCGTTTATTCAGTTCTATGATAATCACCACCTTCAATGCAAAACGAAAAAAGTTATACTATCTCTTAAATATTATATACTAAATATGCTATTCGAAAAAGAAAGGATGTAAAAAGGACCGTATATGGCCCTTTTTATATTTGAAATTTATCAAGTTGTTCAAGAAAACGTCTTGATTTCAAATAAATCCCACAATATTCATCATAATATGTATTTAACACTGTGCGCATTTGTTTCTTTGTAGTGTCTTTCACTGACACATTGCCCAGCCGATGTAAATCAAAATGATAAAAAAGGCGCAATAACTTATGAACAGCCTCTCCTACTGGAATACGGTATGAATCTTGCTCTGCATGACGTGAGCACAGAAAACCGCCTTCTCGAACAGAGAAGGCGACAAAATCTGTTTCTTGGTGACAAATAGCACATGTATCAAAATATGGGTGCATACCTAATACCGGAAGCATTTTCGTTTGATAAATTAATGCTAATACTTCTGGATCAACACCCTCGCACATATAATGCAACGTTTGATATAACATTTCAAATAAGTACGGGTTATTCTTCTTATCTTCAGTTGCTTTATCAGTCAGTTCGACAATAAATGATGCATAAGCCGTTAAAAATATGTCTTCACGAATTTCTTTCATTGATGAAGCGATTTCACCTTGTTGCAAAGTCCCAAGTCCAGACCCCATTTGAATAAGGAAATGACCATGTGTCATAAGTTGCGAAATAGATGCTAACCGACTTTTCGGTTTTTTCGCTCCTCTTGCCATTGCACTTACCTTACCAAATTCACGGGAGAATATTGTAACTATCTTATTTGTTTCTCCGTAATCTGTCGTGCGGATAACAATGCCCTCAACTTTTTGAAACATGTTCGTCACCGTCCAAGGTTTGAACAAAACGGGTCAAGAAATTGGAGAGTCTAGATGCTCTAGTTCCTCTTCATGTTGATCCATCTCATCGGTTACGTCTTTTTCCATTTCCTTTAAAAGCAAATACGTGTCAATGCTTCCTGTTTTGGAGAAAAACTTCCAGGTAAAATCTAGCATAAGAATCCACCTTTCTCAATAAGCGTAGCATATAAACCAATTTCTTTTGTTGTTATTAAATTGACCCATTTTGTCCATTTTCATGTGAGAAAAATTTTTCCTAATCTATATTAATACTCGTCTTCACGGAAACCAAGGTCACGAAGCTGAGACATTTTATTACGCCAATCTTTTTGCACTTTTACCCATACTTCTAAAAATACTTTAGAACCAAGAAGCGCTTCAATATCAAAACGAGCTCGCTTCCCGACCTCTTTCAGCATCTTTCCTTGCTTACCAATAATAATCCCTTTTTGTGACGGACGCTCAACGATAATCGTCGCATTCACGTAAACGGCTCCACCTTCACGCTTTTGAATGGCATCGATAACAACAGCTACTGAATGTGGCACTTCTTCACGTGTTAAATGTAGCACCTTTTCACGAATAAGCTCTGCAATAATAAATCGCTCTGGGTGATCTGTCACTTGGTTATCTGGGTAGTATTGCGGGCCTTCTGGTAAATATTTTTTTATTGCTGTGATTAAAGCTTCAACGTTATTACCATCTAGTGCAGAAATCGGTACAATCTCCGCAAACTCATGTAGTTTACGGTACTGATCAATCAACTCCAGCAATTGTTCTGGATGAACTTGATCAATTTTATTAATTACTAGAAATACGGGTTGCTTCGTTTCTTGTAATTTTTCGATGATAAATTCCTCACCACGACCAAATCCTTCAGCTGCATTCACCATAAATAAAACAATGTCAACTTCTTTCAATGTCGTTTGAGCCATCTTCACCATAAAGTCGCCTAGTTTATGCTTCGGCTTATGTATTCCTGGTGTATCAATGAAAATCACTTGTGAATCATTTTCTGTATACACACCTTGAATTTTATTACGAGTTGTTTGTGGCTTGTCACTCATAATGGCGATTTTTTGACCGATAATACGATTTAAAAACGTAGATTTCCCGACATTCGGTCTTCCAATAATAGAGACAAAACCTGATTTATAACCTTTTCTATTCATGTAAATCCTCCGCTAAAAATGCTCCTGGTAACAATTCTCCGACTGTCGTCTCTTGAATGTCACCATGTAAATTTGATAAGTATACTTTCGTATCCTGTTTACATAATTCTATCATAACTTGTCGGCAGGCTCCACAAGGAGGTACTGGACGTTTCGTATCCGCTACAACCGCGATGGCCACGAATCTTTTATCCCCTTCAGAAATCGCTTTAAATAAAGCCGTTCTTTCCGCACAATTACATAGTCCATATGAGGCATTTTCCACATTACATCCACGATACACTTTTCCATCTTCTGTTAATAAAGCTGCTCCAACTTGAAACTTGGAATATGGTACATACGCCTGTTTACGCGCTTCGATTGCTTCTTGAATTAATTCTTTGCTGTTCATGTTCCCGCATCCTTTCCGTTCACAATTGTGAATAGATAAAGTAATACTTTAATTAAAGGCTCTAACGCTGCCTCCAAAGCACAATAAAAGCTTTGGAATGCAACTATACCATATACGGTAAAAAGATAATAGCACCAATTATAACAGCTATAATAGCAAATAATAAAACCGCACCAGCTGCAACATCCTTTGCAATTTTCGCAAGCGGTTGTATATCTGTCGTTACTAAATCTACTGTTTTTTCAATTGCTGTATTGATCATTTCTAAACTCATTACAATCCCCATTACAATAAATAATACAAGCCATTCCATTTCCGTAACATGGAAATAAAGACCGCAGCATATTACAATAACTGCGGCCAAACAATGAACTTTCATATTTCGTTCATGACGAAGACAAAAGTATATACCAGCTATAGCATATCCAAAACTCTTTAGAAGTTTTCCTTTTTTCATCGCCCTAATCCAAATGCCTCTAAAATTTCTTTTTGTTTTCCAAACATCTCTTTTTCATCTTCCTCTGTCATGTGATCATAACCAAGTAAATGCAAAAAGCCATGCAGAGCTAAAAATCCGAGCTCACGATCAAAAGAATGTCCATATTCTTCCGCTTGCTCCTTCGTTCTTGGGATAGAAATAATAAGATCTCCTAACATACGTGGCATCTCTGCACCTACGATTTCCATCTCTCCTTCAACCATATCCTCCATCGCAAAAGAAATTACATCCGTCGGCTGATCCTTATCGCGATAGTCACGGTTAATTTCTTGAATACGATCATTATCAACGAATGTAACTGATAACTCAGCTCCATCTTCTATACGCTCTATTTGCGCTGCTTTCTCTAATAATTCACGGATTAAACCTATATATTCTTCTTTCACTTCTTCTGTTTCATCAAAAAAATCAATTAATAAACTCATTCGTTCTCCTTTTCTTCCGGTGGTTCCGGATACGTAATACGAGAATGGAAGATACCATTTAACGTTTCACATAACGTTTTACCAACAATTTTCAATTCCTTAAACGTCAGCTCACATTCACTAAACTGTCCATCCTGCAGACGATCTTTAATAATACTTTGCACTAAATTATTAATTTGCTCTCGCGTTGGATGGTTCATCGATCGAACAGCCGCTTCCACACTATCAGCAATACCTACGATTGCGGATTCTTTAGATGTTGCTTTCGATCCCGGATAACGGAACATCTCTTCCGTATACTTCTCTTTATCTTCTTTAATCGCTTTATAATAAAAATATTTAAGTAACGTTGTACCATGATGTTGTCCAGCAATATCAATAATTTCTTGAGGAATATGATGTTCTTTAAGCATTTTCACACCATCAGTTACATGGGCAATAATAATATTTTTGCTCGTTACAGGATCTAATTTATCGTGCGGATTTTCAATCCCCATTTGATTTTCAATAAAGAATTGTGGTTGTACTGTTTTCCCTACGTCATGATAATAAGCTCCCACACGCGCTAATACTCCATTTGCTCCAACCGCTTCACAAGCTGCTTCAGACAGATTCGCAACCATTACACTATGGTGATACGTACCTGGTGCCTCTAACAAAATTTTGCGAAGAAGTGGATGATTAGGGCTTGAAAGCTCCACAAGTTTCATACTAGATACAATACCAAGACCACTTTCTAAATACGGTAAAATCCCCATGGCTAAAACGGATGAAATAACCCCAGAAACTGCCGCCATTAATAATTGCGTGCCAATTTCAAGCGGCGAAAAATTACCATTCCGTAACAATAGTAAAGCTGCCAATACAACTACATTTAATATTGAAACGAGTATACCAGCTTGCAAAATCATTGTACGACGTTTTTTTTCTTTCAAAAAGACACTAACTGATA
The DNA window shown above is from Bacillus clarus and carries:
- a CDS encoding helix-turn-helix transcriptional regulator, which gives rise to MIIIELNKRQEHIIQIVKDHGPITGESIAAQLNLTRATLRPDLAILTMAGYLEARPRVGYFYTGKTGGQLLSEAVKKIKVQDYQSRPVVVDKNISVYDAICTMFLEDVGTLFIVDQSTLLVGVVSRKDLLRASLGKQDLTSLPVNIIMTRMPNIAMCRREDSLYDIAMELIERQIDAVPVVKDTKQGLEVIGRVTKTNITRAFVNLVNNE
- the ybeY gene encoding rRNA maturation RNase YbeY translates to MSLLIDFFDETEEVKEEYIGLIRELLEKAAQIERIEDGAELSVTFVDNDRIQEINRDYRDKDQPTDVISFAMEDMVEGEMEIVGAEMPRMLGDLIISIPRTKEQAEEYGHSFDRELGFLALHGFLHLLGYDHMTEEDEKEMFGKQKEILEAFGLGR
- a CDS encoding pyruvate, water dikinase regulatory protein; translated protein: MDNKIVYVVSDSVGETADLVVRAAMGQFPFAPDIRRVPYVEDTGTLKEVISIAKSNRALICFTLVKPEMRQYLITEAAKEGVEAYDIIGPLIDQIEEITGQVPRYEPGVVRRLDEEYFKKIEAIEFAVKYDDGRDARGILKADIVLIGVSRTSKTPLSQYLAHNKRLKVANVPLVPEVDPPEELYQVATEKCFGLKITPDKLNHIRKERLKSLGLSDGATYANINRIKEEIEHFEKVVSRINCPVIDVSNKAIEETANIIVNAVQNQKMF
- the recO gene encoding DNA repair protein RecO; the protein is MFQKVEGIVIRTTDYGETNKIVTIFSREFGKVSAMARGAKKPKSRLASISQLMTHGHFLIQMGSGLGTLQQGEIASSMKEIREDIFLTAYASFIVELTDKATEDKKNNPYLFEMLYQTLHYMCEGVDPEVLALIYQTKMLPVLGMHPYFDTCAICHQETDFVAFSVREGGFLCSRHAEQDSYRIPVGEAVHKLLRLFYHFDLHRLGNVSVKDTTKKQMRTVLNTYYDEYCGIYLKSRRFLEQLDKFQI
- a CDS encoding YqzL family protein — translated: MLDFTWKFFSKTGSIDTYLLLKEMEKDVTDEMDQHEEELEHLDSPIS
- a CDS encoding diacylglycerol kinase family protein, which encodes MKKGKLLKSFGYAIAGIYFCLRHERNMKVHCLAAVIVICCGLYFHVTEMEWLVLFIVMGIVMSLEMINTAIEKTVDLVTTDIQPLAKIAKDVAAGAVLLFAIIAVIIGAIIFLPYMV
- a CDS encoding cytidine deaminase — encoded protein: MNSKELIQEAIEARKQAYVPYSKFQVGAALLTEDGKVYRGCNVENASYGLCNCAERTALFKAISEGDKRFVAIAVVADTKRPVPPCGACRQVMIELCKQDTKVYLSNLHGDIQETTVGELLPGAFLAEDLHE
- the era gene encoding GTPase Era → MNRKGYKSGFVSIIGRPNVGKSTFLNRIIGQKIAIMSDKPQTTRNKIQGVYTENDSQVIFIDTPGIHKPKHKLGDFMVKMAQTTLKEVDIVLFMVNAAEGFGRGEEFIIEKLQETKQPVFLVINKIDQVHPEQLLELIDQYRKLHEFAEIVPISALDGNNVEALITAIKKYLPEGPQYYPDNQVTDHPERFIIAELIREKVLHLTREEVPHSVAVVIDAIQKREGGAVYVNATIIVERPSQKGIIIGKQGKMLKEVGKRARFDIEALLGSKVFLEVWVKVQKDWRNKMSQLRDLGFREDEY